The genomic window GGTGCCGGGATGTCGTTGTTGGAGCCCTGGATGCTCGCGCCCAGAGAGTCCCTCCGCCCCAGGGGCACCTCCCAGTACGGGCCACCGACCTGCATGTTAATTAGGGTCACACGTGCTGGCTTGATTGATCGGCTTGCGAGAGGAGAGGAAAGGTGGTGAACATACGAGGATGGTGgagtcgcgggcggcgagggcgaggatgtcggcgcaggagacggtgCCGGGGCAGGCGGTCTCGAGGGCCACCTTGATCTCGTCGACGACCTCGAAGCCCCTGATGGAGTTTCTGTTGGGGTTGGACCCCTTCTCGCTGACGATGTTGGTGCTGTTGTCCAGCAGCACGGACGCGTCGCACCCCTAGAAAACGGGAAAATATTGTCGGAAGAGACATATTTGTCACAAGAACATTCCACAGAGGCAGCATTATTGTACTTGCATTGGATTAATCAATCACTCTCCCAGTGGAAAGAAGAACGGAGCAATCATTGTATCGATGATTATTGCTACGTTGGTAGGATATAGCTTAATCACCGTTTAACAGTTAGCCTAAAACCTAGAGTACAGATTCTTCCATGCAGCTGTGCTGAGGATAGCTTTTCCAATTCTAACAGGTGGAAATTTGCACGTTGAGCTATGTGTTGGAATAGCTAATTAAAGTTAGCAAATAAAATGCGCATCTTATTCTTATGGTGCTCAAAGTATGGAGATACCTTGACAAAGCAGTCATGGAAATGCAGCCTGACGAGGGAGGCGGCCATCCTGGTCTCCCTGGCCACGGCCTGCGCCACCATGGAGTGCACGATCTCCTTGGCCTTGGGGCACGAGTGGTCGTAGAACTGCGGGAACAGGCCCCCGTAACCCGGGTTGCCGACCACGGCGCCGGCGAGGAGCAGCGGGGACACGAGGCAGAGCGCAACCAGGCAAACCATGGAGGTCGCCATTGATGGATGGATGTGAGGAAACTACGTTGCTTTGCACTAGGTTGAGAAGAGACCTGCTAGGTGCTAGCTGCTGCTTCTCTTGTTGTGGGTGGGTGGTGAGATGAAGTGAAGATGGAGTGGGTTTATATAGCAGGCAGGAGGATGGAAGGAAGGGAAGAGAGGAGTGGTTTGCAGCAGAGGAGACGCCGACACGGTGAGGTGCAGGTGCAGCAGCCAGCAGGGTTGTTAGGCATATCGAGTAGAGTAGCTGAGCTTAGCTAGGCACCGTTGTCAACTGCTTCAGCAATAATTCTGCCATCAAGCAACTCCCAAGTCTTTAAAACTCGCTCCCAAGCCAAGGCTTAAGACTGCATGCTGTTAGTCTTACTTTTAGCGTCTCCAAGATGAACCTTCCGTAAGCTTAGGTTGGAGCATGCAATAGACCAGGGGAGTCGTCAGAGGTCTCACTTTAACTCCAACCATATTTAACTAGCAACGAGCAGAACGTGGGAATACAAGGTAATTAATCATCATATGTGAAATCATTGCCAACAAAGTAGGCGCGTATAGGCAAAAGTAAAGGTTTTTGCTTCCAAACTAATGCTGCTACTTTTTTGTTATAAGCAAATATGGTTACTTACTGGTTGGACGCGCGGTCCGCAATATTGATTAGTGCAGCTCCGTGTAGTGCATGCATGACTGTGTTGGCATGGCGGGTTTTCTTATTTTTTGCTTGGGCGATCGGTCGATCATTCAACCTACACTACTTGTCTGGACTCGCGTACCGAATCCGGTCGGTCAAAGTGGATGACGTACCAACTCTGGATGACACGGGACACGTACGCTTGGCCTACGTACATGTCGCCAGGAGCAGGTTAATTCCAGGAAGGACTTGTGTTCCAACTCTTCTTCAAGGAAACAGCGTGCATGCCTACATGCTGTTACCTGCTACTGTAAGCCCATCGTATCTGGTGGGACAATATTTTtcttttcgaaacggaggcaaaagatttgcctcattcatTAAATAAGAGAGAAGTGTTTTAGAGTGTTACAAATGACCCATATGCCCAGCATGGCAACTACTCGCGCACAAGAATACACCCGAGTTTTTTAGCTCCCGCGGGAACCCAAAGCTTGACGTCGTTGATGATAGCACGGAGAAGGACCGGAGGCGGTGCGCTCTTGTGTCGGAAGACCCGAGCATTACGCTCGTTCCAGATCGTCCAAGAGACTAGCATTGTAAGTGAGGCCAAGGCTCGTCGGTTTGGGTTTTGCAAGCAGGTTCGCTTTTCCCACCATTCCAAAACGGATCCATCCAAATGCCAAGAGGAGGTGTCCATGTGCGCTAGACCAAATTCAAGGATGACCGAGTTCCATAGCCTTATGGTGTAGCGGCATTTGTAGAAGAGGTGTGCACCCGTCTCGCCAACACGTTTGCAAAGCGGGCAAAGTCCACAGTTTTGCCAACCGCGCCGCTCCAATCTGTCGGCTGTCCAAATCCGGTCTTGGATAGCCAACCAAGCAAAAAACTTGATCTTAGGAGGGGCCCAAGCCTTCCAGATCATAAAGTCCATGGGCGAAAGTGTCAGTCCAAGAAACTGAGCCTTGTAGGCGGTGGCCGCGGAGTAGGACCCGTCGTTGGCGTGTTTCCAAATAATGTCATCGTCAGTATGTTGATCCAAGTGTAGGTCATGCACAAGCATCCATAACGTGAAGAATTGGAGGATGTGGGCACCGGAGACGATGGTGTTGCGACCGATCTTAAGAATCCAAGCATCTCCATGGAGGGCCTCACGCACCTTCCAGTTCTTGCGCGTGGAGGCCTCATAAATCAAAGGGGCAATGTCCTTCGGTTTCCGCCCAAGAAGCCATGGGGAATCCCAAAAAGGTGTTTTGGCACCGTTGCCCAAAATGATGGTCGTTGAGGCATAGAAGAAGTCCATGTCCTCCTCCGTGCAAGGGTTCCCAAGCCCCACCCAAAGCTTgtttggctccttccattcataCCATAGCCACCTAAGACGTAAGGCCCGAGCAAACTTGTCAGTGTCTAGAACCCCAAGGCCTCCATACTCCTTGGGGCGGCAAACCACCTTCCAATTCACTTTACATTTGACACCGGTTGTCTTATCCGATCCAGACCAAAGGAAAGCCCTCTCCAATTTGTTGATGTTGTGAAGAGAGCGTGGTGGCACGATGAGAGGTGTGATGGCATACACTGCTTGGGAGGCAATAACCGATCTGACAAGTGTCGTGCGCCCGATGGTGGTGATGTTTTGGCCGTCCCAGGAGGCAAGCTTGCTGGCCGCCTTGCCAGGGGacaatatttttgatattttgcAAAAGAGACCCCAAGATTTTTGCAATTGGGTCGCTGCCCTCCTCTTGACCGCCACTTCTAAGGATGTTTGTCAATGAAATTTCCGGTGCCCGGATCAAACATGGGAGGGGGCTGCGGCAAGGTGACCCGCTTCCTCTTCTCTTTGTCATAgtccttagagcatctctagcagactacTTATTTCGCGGGCCTTTAAAACCTTGATTAGGGTCGTAAAAACATGTTTTAAGGGTAGATTTTACCTCCCGCAGAACAGATCCTGCAAACGGCACTGTAAAAATGAATATTCCTCTCAGAGATGCTCACCGCCGTCCTCCTCTGCCTCCCCTCCCCATTCCCCGCCGTCCCCCGAACGCCCCCAACGGCAGCCGATCACATCCTCGAGGTGGCGCTCAtcccggccgcctcgccccgcccttCTCCGGCCCCAAATCGAACCGGCGGCGGCCAATTCCGGTGAGGTATGCGGTGGAATTGCGGCGGCGCGTCCTTTAAGAGAAAGGCTTCAGGAAAGAGTCCAATGCTGGGGCAAACAGCACAAGCATGCCaaaaaaacaaaagagaaagaagagagaaaATAAAGTTAATAGCATCGAATCGACGAAAACG from Triticum aestivum cultivar Chinese Spring chromosome 3B, IWGSC CS RefSeq v2.1, whole genome shotgun sequence includes these protein-coding regions:
- the LOC123069612 gene encoding peroxidase 72, with the translated sequence MATSMVCLVALCLVSPLLLAGAVVGNPGYGGLFPQFYDHSCPKAKEIVHSMVAQAVARETRMAASLVRLHFHDCFVKGCDASVLLDNSTNIVSEKGSNPNRNSIRGFEVVDEIKVALETACPGTVSCADILALAARDSTILVGGPYWEVPLGRRDSLGASIQGSNNDIPAPNNTLPTIITKFKRLGLNVVDVVALSGGHTIGLSRCTSFRQRLYNQSGNGLADSTLDVSFAAQLRQGCPRSGGDNNLFPLDAVSSTKFDNFYFKNILAGRGLLSSDEVLLTKSAETAALVKAYANDVHLFFQHFAQSMVNMGNISPLTGSKGEIRKNCRRLNNFH